The Neospora caninum Liverpool complete genome, chromosome X genome includes a region encoding these proteins:
- a CDS encoding putative non-muscle myosin II heavy chain — translation MIREKATSVSNMFNHTVDIKRPEQKWTPLHLLPAAGKSDHPELMQHLARLKQEIADLRDYSERVTKELRALQLQQDSVLPRTADGRSIDIKKTPEVSHNEDGSAVRGVECFTELPLPAWTLDMKLMCPLISAYDTRLKDQQALLDRRETDVKTLAENVLTLTKENEALRNDVRSKASQLQTLFVGDGEANNDGKPGGKSIVALMHEKSELEELYNVTKEQNDVLLNQNHLMKCHVEQCEQAMELLRSQIAAAEQQEAAANEALRHNKTLEQLLNEAKIQLEELLEERDNLRACKDHHQQELSTLRATCSQLEDQTATLQQQLNEERQIAQEAEEASKSREAEKQIQFEALENQLTEMQENFVQLSQQNEDADRETQKAREIIDYLEGKTSTLEQENEQVKNSLSELNQKYQELVIEKEKLAVSANVVKSQLDKIREQHASELALQKSMMDDRFEGTTNQLQQQVEQLRQRSQDLATSNSDLTLRTEAAERRCKISDAAAAQAQQELRSASKSHHALVHQLQQTKMSLEKERDKLREEVDTLRATTTETVSAAMNEKQRVEKELVQVRFALASEEQVKRHTQSSLDALKQQVVELNGRNASIESELLGIRRKHDKEMDEVKRQYSEQLSLAEGKLRTLSQESHAKEQQAVQLMKEEAELRQKMKREYDSDRNTLESKISKLRAANSLLRSKMLELVQSLEQPPGKDSVLGSTSSFDLGTVRSSCTRESLP, via the coding sequence ATGATTCGGGAAAAGGCCACAAGCGTTTCAAACATGTTCAATCACACAGTTGATATCAAACGACCCGAGCAGAAATGGActcctcttcatctgttGCCGGCCGCGGGAAAATCCGATCATCCCGAGCTGATGCAGCACCTGGCGCGATTGAAGCAAGAGATCGCAGACCTTCGCGACTACAGCGAACGAGTAACAAAGGAACTGCGTGCTTTGCAATTACAGCAGGACTCTGTTCTCCCCCGAACGGCTGATGGACGCTCCATCGACATCAAAAAGACACCGGAAGTCTCCCATAATGAAGATGGATCTGCTGTACGAGGGGTAGAATGCTTCACTGAACTGCCATTACCCGCTTGGACCCTGGATATGAAGCTTATGTGTCCTCTCATATCCGCTTACGATACACGATTGAAGGATCAGCAGGCTCTCTTAGACAGGCGGGAAACAGATGTCAAAACTCTGGCTGAAAATGTCCTGACACTgacaaaagaaaacgaggcgtTGAGAAACGACGTTCGAAGCAAAGCTTCTCAGCTTCAAACGCTGTTCGTCGGTgacggagaggcgaacaACGACGGGAAACCCGGGGGGAAAAGTATTGTTGCACTGATGCACGAGAAAAGTGAACTGGAGGAGTTATACAACGTGACGAAGGAACAAAATGATGTTCTGTTGAACCAAAACCATCTGATGAAATGCCATGTCGAGCAGTGTGAACAAGCAATGGAACTTCTGCGTTCTCAAATTGCAGCCGCGGAGCAGCAAGAAGCCGCAGCTAACGAAGCACTGAGGCACAATAAAACTCTAGAACAACTGCTGAATGAGGCAAAGATTCAGCTCGAGGAGCTCCTCGAAGAAAGGGATAACTTGCGGGCCTGTAAGGATCACCACCAGCAGGAGCTGAGTACGCTTCGGGCAACGTGCTCGCAACTTGAGGATCAGACTGCAACGCTGCAGCAACAGTTGAACGAGGAGCGCCAGATAGCGCAGGAAGCTGAGGAAGCATCGAAGtccagagaagcagaaaagcaaATACAGTTTGAGGCCCTTGAGAATCAGCTCACCGAGATGCAGGAGAACTTCGTGCAACTGTCTCAGCAAAACGAGGATGCGGAtcgggagacacagaaggctCGAGAGATCATCGACTACttggaaggaaagacgagtACCTTAGAACAAGAGAACGAACAAGTGAAGAACAGCCTTTCAGAACTCAACCAGAAATATCAAGAACTGGTAattgaaaaagaaaaactcGCTGTGTCGGCAAATGTCGTCAAAAGTCAGCTTGACAAAATCCGAGAGCAACATGCGAGCGAGCTTGCACTTCAGAAAAGCATGATGGATGACCGCTTTGAAGGAACCACGAATCAGCTTCAACAGCAGGTGGAGCAACTGAGACAACGAAGCCAGGATTTGGCAACATCAAACTCAGATCTAACCCTGCGGACTGAAGCAGCAGAGCGTCGATGTAAAATTTCTGACGCTGCAGCGGCTCAGGCACAACAGGAACTTCGCTCCGCTTCCAAGTCTCATCACGCTCTTGTTCATCAGCTTCAACAGACGAAGATGTCCctcgaaaaggaaagagataAGCTTCGTGAGGAAGTAGACACTTTGAGAGCGACGACTACAGAGACTGTATCGGCAGCGATGAATGAAAAACAACGTGTAGAAAAGGAACTCGTCCAGGTGCGCTTCGCTCTGGCATCCGAAGAACAGGTGAAACGCCATACACAGTCATCTCTGGATGCTCTGAAGCAACAAGTTGTGGAACTAAACGGCAGGAACGCATCCATCGAGAGCGAGCTTCTAGGCATTCGCCGGAAACATGATAAAGAGATGGACGAAGTAAAACGTCAGTACTCTGAACAGTTATCTCTCGCAGAAGGCAAGCTTCGCACCCTTTCTCAAGAAAGCCACGCCAAAGAACAACAAGCCGTACAGCTCatgaaagaagaagcagagctACGGCAAAAAATGAAACGAGAGTACGATAGCGACCGCAACACGCTAGAGTCGAAGATTTCCAAGTTACGTGCCGCGAATTCACTACTTCGCTCGAAAATGCTAGAACTCGTCCAGTCCCTGGAGCAACCGCCTGGCAAAGACTCTGTCCTCGGATCAACATCCTCATTCGACCTTGGCACTGTACGGTCATCATGCACTAGAGAAAGTTTACCCTAG